ATCGGGGGCTGGCCTGCATGGCGGGTCTAGCCCCGACTCGTAAGCACTTTCCCATTGAATGGGCAGCGGTGCAGGTCAACGAAAGCGGCAAAGAATCTTCCTCTCTTTTTCTGCCTGCTCATCCAATCACTTCTCGCCGTCTATTGCTGCCTCTTGAGCGCCTGAGGAACTTTTTACCTCCCAACTTCATCGTACTAGTGACAGCGGAATGCTCTTGCTACCAGCGAGAGCACTCCGCTGACGATGATTACGTTAATTAGGAGGAAGGCATGACACATAACGTCAAAACGACTCCAGGATTAAAAGTCGGTCTAGGGGTGATCGCTGCCGGTTTGCTCGCGGGTACAGCCAGTGTTCCCGCATTGGCGGCTGGAGATTCTCACTTGTACATCGGCGGTAGTTACGGACTTTATAAAGACCGCAACGGTGACTTTGACGAAGACGACAATTTCAAAGAGATCTTCGTCGGGGCGCAATTCAACCCGGTACTGGGGCTGGAGGCGAGCTACCTCGATTTCGGCGAATTCAGCGGAGCCTTGGGCAGCAGCGATATTGACGGCTATGACCTGGCTTTGGTCGCCCGTCTTCCGTTGACAGAGAGCTTTTCCATATACGCCAAAGGCGGCCAATTGTTTTGGGATGCGGATATCCGCGTAGCCGGATTCAAGGACAGCGCAGATGGCGATGATCCCTTCGTTGGCGTGGGCGCCGACTTCGCGATCACGGACAACCTCGTCGTGGCCCTTGAGTACGACCGGTACCGTATCGATATTGAAGACAACCAGTTCCCGGGAACAGGCAGTCAGGACTGGGATGGCGATATGGATACGATGAAAATCGGGGCGAGATTACTTTTCTAGGGCACCCGTCCCATATCTGGTGTCCCTTCGCCAGCCGCACAGCGGAGTCCCCCTAACGCACGGCGGCTGGCTTTTTTCTAATCGTGGGGAGGTAGCTTGGCGCCGCAGTGCCGGCAGTACATGGCATCGCGTTCATGACCACGGCGTCGGCAGGCGTGACACATGACTGCACTGCGCATGCGCTGGGTTTCCTGTATGAGCTCTGCACTTAATATCCCTGTTGGTATAGCGATGATGGCGTAACTGGTGACCATCGCCAGTGCCGCAACGGCTCTACCAATGGTTGTTTGGGGAACAATATCGCCATAGCCGACGGTGGTGACGGTGACAATCGCCCAGTAAATGCTCTGCGGGAGGCTGGTGAAACCGTTGTGTGGGCCCTCAATCAAATACATCAGCGAGCCGAAGACAATCACCAGGGTTACGACCGTGATGAAGAAGACGGTGATTTTGTGTCGCGAGGCTTTGACTGAACGAATCAGCACATTGGCTTCCGACATGTATTTGAACAGCTTGAATACCCGAAAGATTCGCAGCACCCGGAACACCCGGATCACCAGTAGGTGCTGGGCTCCAGGGATGAATAGCGCGAAGTAGGTGGGCAAGGCCGCGAGCAGGTCGACGATACCGTAGAAGCTGAGCACATACTCCCGGCGGTTTTCAGAGCAGTAAACGCGGGCAACGTATTCGATACTGAACAGAATGGTAAAGCCGATTTCTGCCGCGTAAAGCAGGTTGCCATAGCGCTCATGCAGAGAGGATACCGAGTCGAGGAAAAGGGCGAAGATGCTGGCGATGATGACGACAATCAGTGCGATGTCGAAATTGCGTCCTGCGCCCGGTTCGGTGCCGAAAATGACCTGCCTCATCCGTTCCCGGAGGTCGGTTTGGCTCATGACTGCGCTTCCTCCCGGAGTACGGCGACCATGCGTTCACACAGCGTCTGAAGGTCATCATCACTGATGACATAAGGTGGCATGGTGTACACCAGCTTACCGAAAGGCCGAATCCAGATGCCGTGTTCAACAAAGCGCGGTTGGATACTGCTCATCTCGACGGGCTCTTTCATCTCAATGACGCCAATCGCGCCCAGGCAGCGGACATCGGCAACGTCGTCAAGCTCGCTTGCGGCTGCCAGTCCCTGATTCAGGCCTTTTTCAATACGTTGGATATTTGTCTGCCAATCGTCGCTGAGCAGTAGGTCAATACTGGCATTGGCAATCGAACAGGCCAACGGGTTGCCCATAAAGGTCGGGCCGTGCATGAACACACCGGCTTCGCCTTGGCAGATACCTTGCGCGACGGCTTCGGTGCACAGTGTTGCGGCAAGGCTCATATAGCCGCCGGTCAGGGCTTTGCCGACGCACATGATATCGGGACTGATGCCTGCGTGGTCGCAGGCGAATA
The window above is part of the Spongiibacter tropicus DSM 19543 genome. Proteins encoded here:
- a CDS encoding porin family protein is translated as MTHNVKTTPGLKVGLGVIAAGLLAGTASVPALAAGDSHLYIGGSYGLYKDRNGDFDEDDNFKEIFVGAQFNPVLGLEASYLDFGEFSGALGSSDIDGYDLALVARLPLTESFSIYAKGGQLFWDADIRVAGFKDSADGDDPFVGVGADFAITDNLVVALEYDRYRIDIEDNQFPGTGSQDWDGDMDTMKIGARLLF
- a CDS encoding ion transporter, with translation MSQTDLRERMRQVIFGTEPGAGRNFDIALIVVIIASIFALFLDSVSSLHERYGNLLYAAEIGFTILFSIEYVARVYCSENRREYVLSFYGIVDLLAALPTYFALFIPGAQHLLVIRVFRVLRIFRVFKLFKYMSEANVLIRSVKASRHKITVFFITVVTLVIVFGSLMYLIEGPHNGFTSLPQSIYWAIVTVTTVGYGDIVPQTTIGRAVAALAMVTSYAIIAIPTGILSAELIQETQRMRSAVMCHACRRRGHERDAMYCRHCGAKLPPHD